CTCGGGCGTCAAGGATATCCGCGCCGCCATGGAGCAGGCCCAGCAGAACCTGGTGCTCGGCAAGCACACGATCTTGTTCGTCGATGAGATCCACCGCTTCAACAAGTCGCAGCAGGATGCGCTGCTGCCGTACGCGGAATCGGGGCTGGTGACGCTGATCGGCGCCACCACCGAAAATCCATCGTTCGAAGTCAACTCGGCACTGCTGTCGCGTGCGCAAGTGTATGTGCTCAAGTCGTTCGATGAGGCAGAGCTGCGCGAGATGGTGGACAAGGCCCGCGCGCGGGTACTGTCGCACCTGGAGTTTGATGATGCCGCACTCGATACCCTGATCGGTTATGCCGACGGCGACGGCCGCCGCCTGCTCAACCTGCTGGAACAGACCAGCACCGCCGCCAATGCCGCCAAGACCAACAAGATCACGCCGGCCTTTATCGAGAACGCGTTGACGCTCAACGCGCGCCGGTTCGACAAGGGCGGCGACAATTTTTACGACCAGATCTCGGCGCTGCACAAATCGGTGCGCGGCTCCAACCCGGACGCGGCGCTGTACTGGCTCACCCGCATGCTCGATGGCGGCGCGGACGCGCGCTACCTGTCGCGCCGCATCGTGCGCATGGCCTGGGAAGACATCGGCCTGGCCGACCCGCGCGCCATGCAAATCGCCAACGATGCCGCCACCACGTTCGAACGGCTGGGGTCACCCGAAGGCGAACTGGCGCTGGGCCAGGCCGTGATCTACCTGGCGATCGCCGCCAAGAGCAACGCCGGCTACAACGCCTACAACCAGGCCCGGGCGTTCGTCAAAACCGACAAGAGCCGCGAAGTACCGGTCCACCTGCGCAACGCCCCGACCAAGCTGATGAAAGAACTCGGGTACGGCCACGAATACCGCTACGCCCACGACGAGCCGAACGCCTACGCCGCCGGCGAAACCTACTTCCCCGACGATATGCGCGAGCCGGGCTGGTACCAGCCGGTGCCGCGCGGGTTGGAGAGCAAAATTGCGGACAAGCTGGCATTCTTGCGCCAGCTCGATGCCGACGCCGGCAAAACCTGATCCCTGTCTAGAGGAACCCCATGCAACAGCTCGTGGTCGATGGCATCGACATTTACATCGATGGTCCCGAAGAGGACGAGCATGCCGAGACCATCGTGATGATCCACGGCTGGCCCGATACGTATCGGCTGTGGGAGCCGCAAGTGGCCGCGCTCAGGCATCGCTACCGCTGTGTGCGCTTTACCTTGCCCGGCTTCGACAACAGCAAGCAGCGCCGGTCGTACACGCTGGACGCGACCATGCGCATCCTGCTGCACATCGTCAACAGCGTCAACCGCAAGCAGCCGGTGATCCTGATGACGCACGACTGGGGTTGCGTGTTCGGCTACGAGTTTTACATGCGTCACCGGGCTGCGGTGTCGCGCATCGTCGGCGTCGATATCGGCGATGCCAATTCCGAGACGACGCTGCGCTCGCGCTCGCTGGGGCAGCGCATGATGCTCAACGGTTACCAGAATGTGCTGGCGCTCGGCTGGGCCATCGGCGGCGGGATCGGCAACCTGGTTACCCGCACCATGGCAGGCATCATGAAAGTGCCGTCGCCGCGCGAGCATATTTATTCGGGCATGAATTAT
This is a stretch of genomic DNA from Duganella zoogloeoides. It encodes these proteins:
- a CDS encoding replication-associated recombination protein A yields the protein MADLFTNEPRQPLAEALRPKTLDEVIGQRHLLGPGKPLRLAFESGQPHSMILWGPPGVGKTTLARLTANAFDCEFIALSAVFSGVKDIRAAMEQAQQNLVLGKHTILFVDEIHRFNKSQQDALLPYAESGLVTLIGATTENPSFEVNSALLSRAQVYVLKSFDEAELREMVDKARARVLSHLEFDDAALDTLIGYADGDGRRLLNLLEQTSTAANAAKTNKITPAFIENALTLNARRFDKGGDNFYDQISALHKSVRGSNPDAALYWLTRMLDGGADARYLSRRIVRMAWEDIGLADPRAMQIANDAATTFERLGSPEGELALGQAVIYLAIAAKSNAGYNAYNQARAFVKTDKSREVPVHLRNAPTKLMKELGYGHEYRYAHDEPNAYAAGETYFPDDMREPGWYQPVPRGLESKIADKLAFLRQLDADAGKT
- a CDS encoding alpha/beta fold hydrolase, whose translation is MQQLVVDGIDIYIDGPEEDEHAETIVMIHGWPDTYRLWEPQVAALRHRYRCVRFTLPGFDNSKQRRSYTLDATMRILLHIVNSVNRKQPVILMTHDWGCVFGYEFYMRHRAAVSRIVGVDIGDANSETTLRSRSLGQRMMLNGYQNVLALGWAIGGGIGNLVTRTMAGIMKVPSPREHIYSGMNYPYYILTAGNIGSYRALVPFKPRVPMLFIYGIRKPFMFHSGPWTEMLAARKGCKVVAFNTGHWPMVSEPERFNQVVLDWLDGVAEAAPKEEGDGEVVVAEEQAAAGDDAAA